Within Bacillaceae bacterium S4-13-56, the genomic segment TATGTGCTTCATCTCCACCTTGAACACCATAACTCCATTCGCTTGCTCTAGTTTTGTGCTTCATCTCCACCATGATCACCATAACTCCATCCACCCGCTCTAGTTATGTGCTTCATCTCCACCATGATCACCATAACTCCATCCACCCGCTCCAGTTATGTGCTTCATCTCCACCTTGAACACCATAACTCCACTCACCCGCTCCAGTTATGTGCTTCATCTCCACCTTGAACACCATAACTCCACTCACCCGCTCTAGTTATGCGCTTCATCACTACCATGAACACCATAACTCCATTCGCTTGCTCTAGTTATGTGCTTCATCTCCACCATGAACACCATAACTCCATTCGCTTGCTCTAGTTATGCGCTTCATCTTCACCTTGAACACCATAACTCCACTCACCCGCTCTAGTTATGCGCTTCATCACTACCATGAACACCATAACTCCACTCACCTGCTCTAGTTATGTGCTTCATCTTCACCATGAACACCATAACTCCATCCACCAGCTCTAGTTATGCGCTTCATCTCTACCATGAACACCATAGATAGCAGTTTAAATTAAAAAAGGGCTTTATCACTTGGATAAAGCCCTAAAAAATACACTTATTCATAATACGCCCATTGACGTACTCCATTAACTTTGTAATGTCTTCCCAGTATTTGACCAACTCTTCTATGAGGTACAATTTTACACCAATCATAGACCAGATTATTTGTTATCTTTTTATTAGGAAACAAAAGTTTTATTTCGTTTACCGACCTAATTACTGCCTCAGAAACAAATTCCTCATAACCACATTTTTCACACATGCATTTTCGATCCTTAATTTTCACCAAAAAACTCCTACACTCCCCACAAGTTACGCCTTTCTGCAATTGGTCATAGGTGTATGTGGAGATTTTGGCAAAGGGGTTCTTGGTTTGGTGTAAAGAGATTAGTTGATTTGCGAGTTTTTTATCTTTTTCTCCGAGAACTGAGGGTTTGCTATTTAAGTCATTAATCAAACGATTGATTTGGGTTGGAAATATGATGGGAAGGTTCATAGGGGCTTGATATAGGGTAAATTCAGGGTTAACGAACACTATTTCAGCTTGTATGGAGTAATGTTGTTTCAAACTTTGCAATAATTGACGTGTTAAACTTTCACACCTTTTTAACTGGTCCACAGGGTTTTTATATTCTCGATTTGTGGTAAGTGAATACAGCTTGTCCGAATCGAGGCAAAAGTCTCCTTGAAAATTTTTTGTATCAAATAAGTGGAGGATCCCCTGAGAAATGACTAGGGAGTCGATTTGAAAATATGATCCATGTAACTCCAGCAACAAGTCACTAATAATATAGCAGTCTTCTTGGAGACTCTCTAGATGCTTGTCAAATAAAAGTTCTCCCGCATATCCTTTCTCGAGACTGTAATAATGCACTTTATCTTTGTCTGATAAATCCATGCGGGTATTCAGAGATCTCAATGTTTTTAATTCATCTGATTCCGTTCGTTCTTTTAATAGCATCGAACACAACCTTTCTTTTTTTCATTTTAAAAAATAACTTGAGGATGACTTTCTAGGCAGGGAAGTGTTACATCGGGGAGCAAAAGAGGATGGTAATATATTCAAATTATACAACTTGGCCAATGCTCAATAAAATAACAGAAGTGACGATTCTGTGGCAAGTTTAAAAGGAGGTCACAAAGAATCAAAAACCTCAACCCGCCCACAGCCAAGTTGAGGTCATACAATCCTATTCTGTTTTCTCAGGAACATC encodes:
- a CDS encoding nuclease-related domain-containing protein, which gives rise to MLLKERTESDELKTLRSLNTRMDLSDKDKVHYYSLEKGYAGELLFDKHLESLQEDCYIISDLLLELHGSYFQIDSLVISQGILHLFDTKNFQGDFCLDSDKLYSLTTNREYKNPVDQLKRCESLTRQLLQSLKQHYSIQAEIVFVNPEFTLYQAPMNLPIIFPTQINRLINDLNSKPSVLGEKDKKLANQLISLHQTKNPFAKISTYTYDQLQKGVTCGECRSFLVKIKDRKCMCEKCGYEEFVSEAVIRSVNEIKLLFPNKKITNNLVYDWCKIVPHRRVGQILGRHYKVNGVRQWAYYE